In Desulfosporosinus youngiae DSM 17734, the genomic stretch GACCGAAAATTCCTTACCGTTACCTCGGAAAATATGGCCTTCGGTACAAAAGCCAGCCTTTAAAAATTCGGGAACATCTGTCGGAAATGTCCATAGCCAGATTTTCTCCAGCTTCTTTTTTACCGCGAAATCAATGAGCTGTCTGCTAAACAAAGACGGCTTTAAACCTCGTGTATAGCCATTGATAACCAAACGTTTATTCCTTTCATCCATAAGGATGTGGCTTGAGAAATTATCTGGATTCAGAGTATTAAGCATTTGCCTTTCCTCCGTAACTGCCGGAAACTTTTCTCCTCTCCAATCGCATATTATCCTGAGGTATCAGACTGATTCGTTCCCCTCTCAGCAATTTAGCAAGACCAGTCTGGCGCTTTTTCGAGCTGGTACAGACCTCAGAGCATGTCTTGCAACGGCTTGCTTTATTTTCCGGTTCCTGGTATACGGTGATAACACCTTCATAATTACGCAGAATGACTTTATCGTTTGAATGCAAAATCATATAGTTGGGTTGAAGGGGGATTTTCCCGCCTCCTCCTGGGGCATCAACAACAAAGGTGGGAACGGCGAAACCGGAAGTGTGCCCTCTTAACATTTCGATAATTTCCAAGCCTGTACTGACGGATGTCCTGAAATGCTCAATGCCAGTAGATAAGTCGCATTGATACAAGTAGTAGGGCCTTACCCGGCATTTTACTAGTTCATGAACCAGCTTTTTCATAATTATAGAACAATCATTGATTCCTTTAAGCAAAACCGATTGGTTTCCAAGCGGAATTCCTGCATTAGCTAGTTTATTGAGGGCATTGCGGGCTTCAGCTGTAAGCTCCTGGGGATGATTAAAGTGTGTGTTGATCCAAATCGGGTGGTATTTTTGCAAAACCCCCACGAGGTGATCCGTAATGCGCATAGGAAGAACGACTGGGGTTCTTGTCCCAATACGGATAATCTCAACATGCGGAATTGCACGCAGATTCGACAAAATATACTCCAAGCGCTCATCAGAGAGGGTTAATGGATCTCCTCCCGATATGAGGACATCACGTATTTGATGATTGGAACGAATATATTCCAAGGCAGCCTTAAAGCGATTTAAAGGTAACGCCTGGTCTGTCTGTCCTGCCATTCTTCTTCTGGTACAATGTCTGCAATACATGGAGCATTGATCCGTTACCAGCAGCAGAACACGGTCAGGATAGCGGTGTGTCAGTCCACGTACAGGTGAATCGGCCTCTTCATGCAGCGGGTCTTCTAAATCACATGAGGATTTGTTTAACTCATGAATTGAAGGCACTGCTTGTTTTCTAATGGGACATTCCGAATCCTGGGGATTTATTAAGGAAAAATAGTAAGGTGTGATTGACATGCGGAAATTACCTAGGCAACGCTTAATTTGATCTGCTTCCGCGGCAGGGAGAGACATAACTTTGAGCAATTCCTCCTGGGTTGAAATTCTATTAGACATTTGCCAATGATAATCATTCCATTGCTCGTCAGTTATATGTGGCCATAACTTCAGTCGTTGTTCGTTCATTTGTTCTACCTCCTCGTCTTTTACAAGAGTTATGCACTCTGTTATCAACAGCGCCAGGCTCGGTTTCATAAAAACTTGGCCTAACACTAAGGAACAATCGATAGCGCACAAACACTAACAACCCCATGTGTAATCATAAGTTGTCTGTTAGTAAATGTCAACCCCCTGCTCTTGTAATATTTACCACAATTTTGTCATAACAGGTTCTCAGTTCCTAATTTACTTCCTACCCTATGGAATTTTTTATTGGACAGCAGGGTCTGCGTCCATTCATTGACCGCTTGCCCGAGTTCCTGATTGGTCATTCCCTGGATATCCCTATCGAGGATAAATTGCGCCCGTTCAAATTCGGATCCGGATCCGAATTTGAGGAGGTAAGTTATCCGTCAGCCGCCTTCCGGTCTCAACGGCGGCGCAAGGCAAACCCTCTCAGCCTGGTATTTGATCAGGTTAATTTCAGCCGCGATTACCTGGGTGGTGCGTCCACTGATGACATCAGTTCCTGTATCAGTCGTGGATATCACACTCCTGGGGGCTAATTTCACTCATAGGATATCTAGTTTTATACAGGAAAGTACCCTGCTGTCTGGTCAAGACAGCAGGGTACTTTCCTGTATAAAACAGTATATTAGGATAAGAGTTAACAAGCTCAGCTTGTGCTACCAAAGAGTAGGACTAGCACTGTAAAGCTTTTTCAATCATGGTTTTTACCTGTTGAGCAAGGTCTTCTGCCTTCACCAGCTGAGTCTCACCAGATTTGCGTTCTCTCAGTTCAACTTGACCATTAGCCAGAGTTTTGCTTCCCAGGGTTACCCGCAAAGGATATCCGACCAAATCGGCATCTTTAAATTTCACACCCGCGCGTTCATCGCGATCATCGAGAACGACTTCCACGCCAAGACTCTTAAGCTCCTGATAAAGTTTATCCGCGGTCTCCACGACTAAGGTATCTTTCGTGCTTGCTGTTACAATGACACATTGGTAGGGAGCAATGGGCATAGGCCAGACAATGCCAAACTCATCATGATTTTGTTCGATGGCAGCGGCAATTGTTCTGCTTACGCCAACACCGTAGCAACCCATCACACAACTTTTCTCTACTCCCTTTTCATCTAAAAAGTTTGCTCCCAGTGCTTTACTGTACTTTGTTCCCAGTTTAAACACTTGGCCTACTTCAATTCCCCGAGCTTCTTTAAGGGGAGCACCACATTTGAGACAAGCTTCGCCAGGCTCAACCATCCGTAAATCCAGGACCTGGTCAATGCGGAAATCCCTCCCGGAAACAACATCAACATAGTGATGTTCCGCTTTGTTGGCTCCACACACAGCCTTTTTCATGAGAGGAACCTCTGCGTCAGCGACAACCATAAGCCCTTCAGGCACCTTAACAGGCCCTACAGAACCCGGCCCGCACCCCATAATCTCCTCAACTACCTCGGGGGAGGCTAGTTGGAGGGATACAAATCCACCTAAAGCGTTGTTTAATTTAATTTCATTCAGGGTTCGGTCTCCGCGGACCAAGACCAAAAAGGTCTTCTCATCTCCTTGATACAATAAGGACTTAACTAAGGTGGTCTTCGGTACTGCCAAGAACTCACTAATGTCCTCAATCGTCTTGACTCCCGGTGTAGATACTAGCTTCATTTCTCCTTCAGGAGATATATCTTCGACCGCTTGGGGACGGCATTCGGATTTTTCCGTATTGGCAGCGTAATCACACCCTGAGCAATAAACCACTGAATTTTCTCCTGAATCGGCCAGAACCATAAATTCATGAGATCCGCCTGTCCCTCCAATAGCACCAGGGTCTGCTTCAACTGGACGATAGGTTAACCCGCAACGAGAAAAGATACGGCAATAAGCATCGTACATTTTCTGATAACTCTCATGCAAACCTGCCTCATCACGGTCAAATGAATAGAGATCTTTCATCACGAATTCCCGGCCGCGCATTAACCCGAAACGCGGGCGTCGCTCATCCCGGTACTTATTTTGAATTTGATAAAGAAGCAGCGGCAGTTGTTTATAAGACCGGATTTCACCACGCACAAGGTCGGTAATAATTTCTTCGTGGGTTGGGCCAAGGCAGAATTCTCGATTATGGCGGTCATTTAGGCGAAATAACTCTGCGCCATAGACATCCCAGCGTCCGCTCTCCTTCCATAATTCCGCTGGCTGCATAATTGGCATAAGGATTTCTTGTCCGCCTCTGGCATCCATTTCTTCCCGCACAATCGCTTCAATCTTTTTTAGCACTCGTAATCCTAAGGGCAAATAAGTGTATAAACCCGATGCCGATTTACGAATTAAACCTGCCCGAACCATCAGTTGATGGCTGATAACCTCAGCTTCAGCTGGCACCTCGCGGAGTGTAGGATTTAATAGTTGACTGACAAGCATGTTGTCCATTCCTTTCCGTTATGATTTTGCTTTTTTATCAGTTTCGCAAATAAATTCTCTAAGTATATCATCGATTTTCTATATAAATGTAGGTAATCTATCGTTTTTTTAATTTATTAGAAGTGCCAGTGTTGGATAGCAGCGTCGCCTAAAGCTTCTGATGCCCTTGAACATATTCCTCAATTTCGTGGAGCAGGGCAGCTAACAATTCTTGTTCCGGAAGGCGGGCTACAATCTCACCTTTGCGAAATAACAGCCCCATACCTTTTCCGCCTGCGATCCCATAATCAGCTTCACGAGCCTCTCCCGGTCCGTTAACTGCGCATCCCATAACCGCAACTTTTAAAGGCTTGTCCAGTGGCGGAAGTTGAGACAGCCGTTCCTCAACTTGCTCCGCTAGTGCAGCCAGATCAACCTGTGTCCGACCACAGGTTGGGCAGCTAATTAACTCTACGCTGCGCTGTCTCAAGCCAAGGACCTGTAAAATCTCTAAAGCGACCGGAATTTCCCGCACAGGGTCTCCCGTTAGGGACACTCGAACCGTATCCCCAATTCCTTCCGCAAGCAGGGTTCCGATTCCTATCGCTGATTTCACGACACCGGAGCGCACGGTCCCCGCTTCAGTTACCCCCAGATGCAGAGGATAGTCGACAACTTCATGAATCTTGCGATATGCCTCAAGCATCAAGGGAACCGAAGAGGCTTTAAGGGAGACCTTAAGCTTATCATACCCTTCCTCTTCAAGTATCCGTATATGCCCTAAGGCACTTTCAACCATACCCGCAGCAGTAGGTCCTCCGTACTTTTCAAGAAGTTCCTTTTCCAATGACCCAGCGTTCACCCCGATACGGATAGGGATCTGTCGTTCTCCAACAGCGCGCACAACCTCCTGAACTTTCCAGCGCGCACCAATATTACCCGGATTTAATCTCAATCCATGGACCCCTTGTTCAACTGCCTGAAGGGCCAAGCGGTAATCGAAGTGAATATCTGCAATAACGGGGAGCGGACTGGCTGCAGATATTTCTTTGAGGGCTTTAGCCGCCTCTCCATCTAAAACGGCAAGACGCACGATTTCACACCCGGCATCAGCTAAGCTTTGAATTTGAGCAAGAGTGCCGGGAATATCACGTGTATCCGTATTGGTCATGGATTGTATGACAATTGGGGCTCCGCCACCGACTTTCACAGACCCAACCTGCACTGGCTTGGTCATCTTTCTCTGTATCATGACTCTTCCCCCTGTAAACATTACCCGGCTTTCACAAACAAGCGCAGGACATCTTTGTAGGTTACGGCAAGCATTAAGCCCATAAGTAACACAAACCCTACTAAATGAATCATATTTTCCTTTTCCGGATTAAGCGGTTTCCCTCTCAAACCTTCAATCAGCAGGAAAACCAGCCGGCTTCCATCAAGGGCAGGGATAGGAAATAAGTTAATTAGACCCAATTGAATGCTTAAAACTCCCGTTAAGCCCAAAAGATTAGAGAATCCTTCCTTAGCCCCTTCTCCGATCACCTGGGCAATCATGACGGGACCTCCGACATCAGCCGGGATCTTTCCCGTGACCATTTGGGTCAAAGTCACAACAATTAACTTTGTAAAATCTATAGAGCGTTGAATTCCTACACGAGTTGATTCAAAGATGGAGGCATGAACATACGTGACTTCCGGCGCAATCCCAATCATACCATTCCCTGATTGTGGGTCCTTTTCTGTCTTTATTGACACCGTTTGGCGTTGCTGTTCGCTTCCTCGTTCAATAGTTAAGCTTAAAACCTGGTCTGGTTTGGAATGAATTAATTCTGTCAAACGAGCCCAATCTGCGGTTATTTCCTGATCGACCGCAATGATTCTATCTCCCGGTTGAATTCCGGCTGTCGCCGCTGGTTTACCTTTAACTAAAGAACCAACCATATTGCTATTCCCTTGGGCTGGAATCCCCAGATAAGCAAAGACGCTTATAAACATGATAATCGCCAGAACGAAGTTCATAATCGGTCCGGCCGCAATGACAGCCATGCGCTGCCACACCGGCTTATTCATAAAGCTTCTCGCATCATTATTTGAGACAATCATTGGCTGGCCATTTTTATCGAGTTCTGCATCCATCCCATGAAGTTTAACGAACCCACCCAGAGGAATCAGACGCAGAGCATAAAGTGTTTCTCTCCCCTGGTAACCCACGATTTTCGGACCGAAACCAAAACTGAACTCAATAACCTTGACGCCAATCCATTTTGCGACAATATAGTGTCCGAATTCATGAATCATAACCATGCTTCCAAATACAAAAACAATGGCGAGTGTCGTTAACACTTTAATCCCCCCTTTTCGATGTTCGTGGTTCGAACATCATTTACGAATATCCAGTATTGCGTACTTTGTTCCATTCCGTGGTTCTTTTAATCATCTAAGGGCTACTCATCTGATCTCAAGCTGGTGTATCCAAATTCAGGCTGAGAGTACTATTTCGTCAAGTGTACCAGAGTTCATGGCTTCAAGGTTCATGCTTAACAGTCCTTACGATTCGAACATCGCGCCTCGAGCCTCGCAATATGTTCTTCAGCCCGGCGCCGTGCCCAAGTATCCGCATCGAGTATGCTTTCCAAATCCATATTATCTAAAACATGGTGCTCGGAACAAACGTTTCCGACGATGTCGTGGATCCCTAAATACGATACTTTCTTCTGCAGAAATGCCGATACTGCAACTTCATTAGCCGCATTCATAACCGCTGGCAGAGTTCCCCCTTGCCGGCCGGCCTGATAAGCCATTGCTAAAGCGGGAAAGGCTTCAAAATCGGGTTCGTGAAAGGTTAATGTTTTCCCCCGAAGGTTAAGGCGTTCAAAGGGATTTTTCCAACGTGTCGGATAACTTAAGGCATATTGGATTGGCAGCCGCATATCCGGCCTGCCTAATTGAGCAAGGACTGACCCATCACAATATTCCACCATAGAATGGACTACACTTTGGGGATGAATCAGCACCTCTATTCCATCATATTCTATATTAAATAGATGATGCGCTTCAATGACTTCAAGCCCCTTGTTCATCATCGTTGACGAATCAATCGTGATCTTTGCACCCATTTCCCAGTTAGGATGGCGGAGAGCTTTCTCTAAGGTAACCGTCCCTAACTTCTCCTTGGTCCATCCAAAAAAAGGCCCTCCCGAAGCGGTTAGAATAATTTTTTCTATGGTTTTTGATTCTTCCTCTAAACATTGAAAAATTGCTGAGTGTTCACTATCAACCGGCAGGATTTTGCAGTTCTTTTTCTTTGCGGAGGACATAACTAAATCCCCGCCGGCTACTAAAGTTTCTTTATTGGCCAGAGCAATCGTCTTTCCAGCTTCTATGGCAGCAAGGGTGGGCTCTAAGCCAATTCGACCTGAAAGAGCCGTAACGACTGTATCTATTTGAGGAGCGGTAACAGAGTTAATTATCCCCTCCATGCCCTGGTCGACTTTAATAGGTAAATCTCTTAGCCGGCCACGCAGTTCACGAACCGCACCCTCGTCCATCATCACTACTACAGCCGGATTAAAGAGCCGAGCCTGTTCTTCCATGAGTTTCACATTTTTAGCGGCGGCCAAAGCATGTATCTTAAGTTCCCCTTCGGCATGACGAACAACATCTAGAGTTTGACGGCCGATTGACCCTGTCGATCCTAATAGAGTCAGCGTTTTCAACGCAAATCATCTCTCCCTGCTCCATAAGCAATTTTTAATAAATTTCCAAAGATTTTACTCTTTAGGATGTCCAAAAGCGCTGACTCTTCGCACAGCTTCATAACATATAACGATTGCGGGTCCCACAATAAGACCGAAACCTCCTAGCAATTGAAGCCCTACATACATGGAAATAAGCGTTGGCAGCGGATGTATACCAATTCCTTTAGACATAACCTTTGGCTCAAGAAACTGCCGTATTACCATAATCACGATCCACATTACCAAGAGTTTTAGTCCTTCTCCAAAGGATCCCATAATAAAGAGCCCGATGGCCCAAGGTACAAACAGCATCCCTGTCCCAACAATCGGGACTATATCCAATAATCCCGCAATAACACCCAGAGTAACAGCATATCTATTCCCCATGAGCACTAACCCGACAATAGTTGCTAGTGACGTCACGGAAACTAAAATAGCCTGAGACCGTACAAACCCAACAACGGCCGCCCCCAAATCTTCACTGATCGCTTGAGCACTGACACGGAAACGGCGAGGAAATAAGTTTGAAATAAACAGTTTTACATCCGGGTAACTTGAACTTATTAGTATAGTCGCCACAATGGACACTATAATCACAATAAATACACGAGGTAAAGCGGTCAGAAACGAAAGTAAAAATGCGCTCGCTGATTTAGCCCATGCTTGAAGCATAGTGGCCAAGGTTTGTGTCGCGGTAAACAATGTATCTTGGATTTGAGGGTTCACCTCAACAAACCTCTCCGCAGTATCGACTTGCTTTGCCACAAGATCAATAAGATACCCATAGTTTGGTAAACTTATGGCTAACTCAGATAATTCTGTATAAAGGCGGGCAACAATTATAAAAACAAACAGGCTTAATCCCGCAATCGCCAGAAGTAAGGAAACGACTGCAGCATATGGCCGGCGAATCCTCATGGCCCGCATCACTCCAACAAGGAGCGGCTCGAGTAAGAAGGCAATAATAATAGCAATAATAAATGGCAAAAAAGCGCTGAACAGCTCGCTGATAACCTCACCAAAAACAGGCAGGAAATCTTGAAAAAAATATGTAAAAAGCTTCAATATGACAAGGAAACTTGTCACAATCGCTAATCGATTGATATTTGTCCAAATAGGGTGTTTTTGGATACTCAATGGTTTCACCTCATGATAACAAGATTACTCCATAGTATACTAACGGCAGGGCAAAAATAAGACTATCAAAACGATCTAAAATCCCACCATGCCCTGGAATTATTGTTCCAGAATCTTTGACCCCTGCGCTGCGTTTCAAGGCTGACTCAAATAAATCCCCTATTTGAGCGCTAATCCCAATAACCACTCCTAAAACAACATAAG encodes the following:
- the ispG gene encoding flavodoxin-dependent (E)-4-hydroxy-3-methylbut-2-enyl-diphosphate synthase, whose amino-acid sequence is MQRKMTKPVQVGSVKVGGGAPIVIQSMTNTDTRDIPGTLAQIQSLADAGCEIVRLAVLDGEAAKALKEISAASPLPVIADIHFDYRLALQAVEQGVHGLRLNPGNIGARWKVQEVVRAVGERQIPIRIGVNAGSLEKELLEKYGGPTAAGMVESALGHIRILEEEGYDKLKVSLKASSVPLMLEAYRKIHEVVDYPLHLGVTEAGTVRSGVVKSAIGIGTLLAEGIGDTVRVSLTGDPVREIPVALEILQVLGLRQRSVELISCPTCGRTQVDLAALAEQVEERLSQLPPLDKPLKVAVMGCAVNGPGEAREADYGIAGGKGMGLLFRKGEIVARLPEQELLAALLHEIEEYVQGHQKL
- the ablA gene encoding lysine 2,3-aminomutase, translating into MNEQRLKLWPHITDEQWNDYHWQMSNRISTQEELLKVMSLPAAEADQIKRCLGNFRMSITPYYFSLINPQDSECPIRKQAVPSIHELNKSSCDLEDPLHEEADSPVRGLTHRYPDRVLLLVTDQCSMYCRHCTRRRMAGQTDQALPLNRFKAALEYIRSNHQIRDVLISGGDPLTLSDERLEYILSNLRAIPHVEIIRIGTRTPVVLPMRITDHLVGVLQKYHPIWINTHFNHPQELTAEARNALNKLANAGIPLGNQSVLLKGINDCSIIMKKLVHELVKCRVRPYYLYQCDLSTGIEHFRTSVSTGLEIIEMLRGHTSGFAVPTFVVDAPGGGGKIPLQPNYMILHSNDKVILRNYEGVITVYQEPENKASRCKTCSEVCTSSKKRQTGLAKLLRGERISLIPQDNMRLERRKVSGSYGGKANA
- a CDS encoding proline--tRNA ligase, encoding MLVSQLLNPTLREVPAEAEVISHQLMVRAGLIRKSASGLYTYLPLGLRVLKKIEAIVREEMDARGGQEILMPIMQPAELWKESGRWDVYGAELFRLNDRHNREFCLGPTHEEIITDLVRGEIRSYKQLPLLLYQIQNKYRDERRPRFGLMRGREFVMKDLYSFDRDEAGLHESYQKMYDAYCRIFSRCGLTYRPVEADPGAIGGTGGSHEFMVLADSGENSVVYCSGCDYAANTEKSECRPQAVEDISPEGEMKLVSTPGVKTIEDISEFLAVPKTTLVKSLLYQGDEKTFLVLVRGDRTLNEIKLNNALGGFVSLQLASPEVVEEIMGCGPGSVGPVKVPEGLMVVADAEVPLMKKAVCGANKAEHHYVDVVSGRDFRIDQVLDLRMVEPGEACLKCGAPLKEARGIEVGQVFKLGTKYSKALGANFLDEKGVEKSCVMGCYGVGVSRTIAAAIEQNHDEFGIVWPMPIAPYQCVIVTASTKDTLVVETADKLYQELKSLGVEVVLDDRDERAGVKFKDADLVGYPLRVTLGSKTLANGQVELRERKSGETQLVKAEDLAQQVKTMIEKALQC
- the ytvI gene encoding sporulation integral membrane protein YtvI — protein: MSIQKHPIWTNINRLAIVTSFLVILKLFTYFFQDFLPVFGEVISELFSAFLPFIIAIIIAFLLEPLLVGVMRAMRIRRPYAAVVSLLLAIAGLSLFVFIIVARLYTELSELAISLPNYGYLIDLVAKQVDTAERFVEVNPQIQDTLFTATQTLATMLQAWAKSASAFLLSFLTALPRVFIVIIVSIVATILISSSYPDVKLFISNLFPRRFRVSAQAISEDLGAAVVGFVRSQAILVSVTSLATIVGLVLMGNRYAVTLGVIAGLLDIVPIVGTGMLFVPWAIGLFIMGSFGEGLKLLVMWIVIMVIRQFLEPKVMSKGIGIHPLPTLISMYVGLQLLGGFGLIVGPAIVICYEAVRRVSAFGHPKE
- a CDS encoding 1-deoxy-D-xylulose-5-phosphate reductoisomerase, translating into MKTLTLLGSTGSIGRQTLDVVRHAEGELKIHALAAAKNVKLMEEQARLFNPAVVVMMDEGAVRELRGRLRDLPIKVDQGMEGIINSVTAPQIDTVVTALSGRIGLEPTLAAIEAGKTIALANKETLVAGGDLVMSSAKKKNCKILPVDSEHSAIFQCLEEESKTIEKIILTASGGPFFGWTKEKLGTVTLEKALRHPNWEMGAKITIDSSTMMNKGLEVIEAHHLFNIEYDGIEVLIHPQSVVHSMVEYCDGSVLAQLGRPDMRLPIQYALSYPTRWKNPFERLNLRGKTLTFHEPDFEAFPALAMAYQAGRQGGTLPAVMNAANEVAVSAFLQKKVSYLGIHDIVGNVCSEHHVLDNMDLESILDADTWARRRAEEHIARLEARCSNRKDC
- the rseP gene encoding RIP metalloprotease RseP translates to MLTTLAIVFVFGSMVMIHEFGHYIVAKWIGVKVIEFSFGFGPKIVGYQGRETLYALRLIPLGGFVKLHGMDAELDKNGQPMIVSNNDARSFMNKPVWQRMAVIAAGPIMNFVLAIIMFISVFAYLGIPAQGNSNMVGSLVKGKPAATAGIQPGDRIIAVDQEITADWARLTELIHSKPDQVLSLTIERGSEQQRQTVSIKTEKDPQSGNGMIGIAPEVTYVHASIFESTRVGIQRSIDFTKLIVVTLTQMVTGKIPADVGGPVMIAQVIGEGAKEGFSNLLGLTGVLSIQLGLINLFPIPALDGSRLVFLLIEGLRGKPLNPEKENMIHLVGFVLLMGLMLAVTYKDVLRLFVKAG